A part of Hippea maritima DSM 10411 genomic DNA contains:
- a CDS encoding four helix bundle protein — MKEENLIKEKTYNFALKIIELYKFLNFEKKEFVLSKQILRSGTSIGANVKEAQAAQSKKDFLSKLSIASKEARETFYWLRLLNDSGYIENYSSKDLLFREINSIINILTKIIKNINGEQK; from the coding sequence GTGAAAGAAGAGAATTTAATTAAAGAAAAAACTTATAATTTCGCATTAAAAATTATAGAACTATATAAATTTTTAAACTTTGAAAAGAAGGAATTTGTATTATCAAAACAGATTTTAAGAAGCGGGACATCAATAGGAGCAAATGTTAAAGAGGCTCAAGCTGCTCAATCAAAAAAAGATTTTTTATCTAAGTTAAGTATTGCAAGTAAAGAAGCAAGAGAAACATTTTATTGGTTAAGACTTTTAAATGATTCAGGTTATATTGAAAACTATTCAAGCAAAGATTTATTGTTTAGAGAAATAAATTCAATTATTAATATTTTAACAAAAATAATTAAAAACATTAATGGAGAACAGAAGTGA
- the cysD gene encoding sulfate adenylyltransferase subunit CysD, whose protein sequence is MKKNNTNTQHILTHLKLLEYESIHIIREAVAEAENPVMLYSIGKDSSVMLHLAMKAFYPAKPPFPIMHVDTTWKFRDMIEFRDKRAKELGLELIVYVNEEGVQRGINPFTHGSKVHTDIMKTEALKKALNKYKFDVIFGGARRDEEKSRAKERVFSFRDKNHRWDPKNQRPELWNVYNLRKNKGESIRVFPLSNWTELDVWLYIYLENIPVVPLYFAKERPVVEYEGALILVDDDRMPEELRKKAQMKWVRFRTLGCYPLTGAVESKATTLPEIIQEMLLTKYSERQGRLIDFDQVGSMERKKIEGYF, encoded by the coding sequence ATGAAAAAAAATAACACCAACACCCAACACATATTAACCCATCTAAAACTCTTAGAATACGAAAGCATCCACATCATCCGCGAAGCGGTTGCAGAGGCAGAAAACCCTGTAATGCTCTATTCAATAGGGAAAGATTCTTCAGTGATGTTACATTTGGCTATGAAGGCATTTTATCCTGCAAAGCCACCTTTTCCAATTATGCATGTGGATACCACCTGGAAATTCAGAGATATGATTGAGTTTAGAGATAAGAGAGCAAAAGAGTTGGGATTAGAATTAATAGTGTATGTTAATGAGGAGGGGGTTCAAAGGGGGATAAATCCGTTTACACATGGAAGTAAAGTTCATACAGATATTATGAAAACAGAAGCTTTAAAAAAGGCTTTGAATAAGTATAAATTTGATGTGATTTTTGGCGGGGCAAGAAGGGATGAAGAAAAATCAAGAGCTAAAGAAAGGGTATTCTCTTTTAGAGATAAAAATCACAGATGGGATCCAAAAAATCAAAGACCAGAGCTCTGGAATGTATATAATTTAAGGAAAAACAAAGGTGAGAGCATACGGGTATTTCCATTGTCAAATTGGACAGAGCTTGATGTGTGGCTTTACATATATTTGGAGAATATTCCTGTAGTTCCTTTATACTTTGCGAAGGAAAGACCTGTTGTAGAATATGAAGGTGCGTTGATTTTAGTAGATGATGATAGAATGCCAGAAGAATTAAGAAAAAAAGCACAGATGAAATGGGTGAGATTTAGGACATTGGGTTGTTATCCGCTTACCGGGGCGGTAGAATCAAAAGCTACTACTTTGCCGGAAATTATACAGGAGATGCTCCTTACAAAATACTCAGAACGTCAGGGAAGACTCATCGACTTCGATCAAGTGGGAAGCATGGAACGGAAAAAAATAGAAGGCTATTTTTAA